In Microbacterium enclense, one genomic interval encodes:
- a CDS encoding DEAD/DEAH box helicase: MRTHGTYQYIAPGFAHADARHGLWKLTLEPAASARAKRILGRVKQSRSDFITVAHTLEVARDLVWFMDRFPLEPVDARSAKMLAKACQDHIDRENAVVEIMAGGGARLDIPVDVAKTPREYQLQALQLIRTRNRIILGDDVGLGKTFTSLLTTTLPDALPVVVVPPTHLPRRWVTELQDAFPSLTYEVAKGTVPSKSAFAGNLADVTIVTYSKLFGWADVLSRYARTVIFDEAQELRHGLTTDKGNAAAQLAERATYVIGATATPVYNYGSEIHNLADILAPGELGTRDEFLREWGGATLSNGRAMVKNPAALGAYMRESGFLLARTRAEVGRELPKTIKHTMTVETDQAVIAECKADLRRLAQQILSAATDRQDRFQASGQIDWKLRQATGIAKAPFVAEFCKLLLESERKIIVAAWHREVHDILMRELAPFNPLLYTGTESPKQKAAAEEAFTVAPLDPNDPTVTQQQLDAENRVLIMSLRSGAGVDGLQKVAGVGVIAELDWSPATHEQFIGRFRRDGMNDEAPPVAYFLVTDDGSDPVLMETLGIKRNQAEPLISKDGQLFNNSTTDPQRAKALARAVLGLTDDNPA, translated from the coding sequence GTGAGAACTCACGGCACCTACCAGTACATCGCGCCCGGCTTCGCCCACGCCGACGCGCGACACGGCCTGTGGAAGCTCACCCTCGAACCGGCGGCATCCGCCCGCGCGAAACGGATCCTCGGCCGGGTGAAGCAGTCCCGCTCGGACTTCATCACCGTCGCGCACACGCTCGAGGTCGCCCGCGACCTCGTGTGGTTCATGGACCGCTTCCCCCTCGAGCCCGTCGACGCGCGCTCCGCGAAGATGCTCGCCAAGGCATGCCAAGACCACATCGACCGGGAGAACGCGGTCGTGGAGATCATGGCCGGCGGTGGCGCCCGCCTCGACATCCCCGTCGACGTGGCGAAGACCCCGCGCGAGTACCAGCTGCAGGCGCTGCAGCTGATCCGCACCCGCAACCGGATCATCCTCGGCGACGACGTCGGCCTCGGGAAGACGTTCACGTCGCTGCTCACCACGACGCTCCCCGACGCGCTGCCGGTCGTCGTCGTCCCACCCACGCACCTCCCGCGCCGCTGGGTGACCGAGTTGCAGGACGCGTTCCCCTCGCTCACGTACGAGGTCGCCAAGGGCACCGTGCCGAGCAAGAGCGCATTCGCGGGCAACCTCGCCGACGTCACGATCGTCACCTACAGCAAGCTGTTTGGCTGGGCAGACGTTCTCTCCCGCTACGCGCGCACCGTCATCTTCGACGAAGCGCAGGAGCTGCGGCACGGCCTCACCACCGACAAGGGCAACGCGGCCGCGCAGCTCGCCGAACGCGCGACGTACGTCATCGGCGCCACCGCCACGCCGGTGTACAACTACGGCTCCGAGATCCACAACCTCGCCGACATCCTCGCCCCCGGAGAACTCGGCACCCGCGACGAGTTCCTCCGCGAATGGGGCGGCGCGACCCTCTCCAACGGTCGCGCCATGGTGAAGAACCCCGCCGCGCTCGGCGCCTACATGCGCGAGTCCGGCTTCCTCCTCGCCCGCACCCGCGCTGAGGTTGGGCGCGAGCTGCCGAAGACCATCAAGCACACGATGACCGTCGAAACCGACCAGGCCGTCATCGCCGAGTGCAAGGCCGACCTCCGCCGCCTCGCGCAGCAGATCCTCTCCGCCGCCACCGACCGCCAAGACCGGTTCCAAGCCTCCGGCCAGATCGACTGGAAGCTTCGCCAGGCCACCGGCATCGCCAAGGCCCCCTTCGTCGCCGAGTTCTGCAAGCTGCTCCTCGAGTCCGAACGCAAGATCATCGTCGCTGCGTGGCACCGCGAAGTTCACGACATCCTCATGCGCGAGCTCGCACCATTCAACCCGCTGCTCTACACCGGCACCGAGTCCCCCAAGCAGAAGGCTGCCGCCGAAGAGGCGTTCACGGTCGCACCCCTGGATCCCAACGACCCGACCGTCACGCAGCAGCAGCTCGACGCCGAGAACCGCGTCCTCATCATGTCCCTCCGCTCCGGCGCCGGCGTCGACGGCCTACAGAAGGTCGCCGGTGTGGGCGTCATCGCCGAGCTCGACTGGTCCCCCGCCACACACGAGCAGTTCATTGGACGGTTCCGGCGCGACGGAATGAATGACGAAGCGCCTCCGGTCGCATACTTCCTCGTCACCGACGACGGATCCGACCCCGTCCTCATGGAGACCCTCGGCATCAAACGCAACCAGGCCGAGCCGCTGATCTCCAAAGACGGGCAGCTCTTCAACAACTCCACCACCGACCCCCAACGCGCCAAAGCCCTCGCCCGCGCCGTCCTCGGCCTCACCGACGACAACCCCGCCTAA
- the ssb gene encoding single-stranded DNA-binding protein: MSDHITLVGNVVGEPEERATRGGESIAAFRLAVSERRFDRDRNQWVDGHTNYYAVSVFGELGRNALASVRKGERVVVAGRLRLREWENETKRGVSADVTADAIGHDLRWGVTRFRRTPRVEAARPETYADADAPTGADTWAVPAETAPDTAAQAAADDGEATTRVLEAADVTPF; encoded by the coding sequence ATGAGCGACCACATCACCCTCGTCGGCAACGTCGTCGGCGAACCCGAGGAACGGGCGACCCGTGGGGGCGAGTCGATCGCCGCCTTCCGGCTCGCCGTGAGCGAGCGCCGCTTCGACCGCGACCGAAACCAATGGGTGGACGGGCATACCAACTACTACGCGGTCAGCGTCTTCGGCGAGCTGGGCCGCAACGCCCTCGCGTCGGTGCGCAAGGGCGAGCGAGTCGTCGTCGCGGGGCGGCTGAGACTGCGTGAATGGGAGAACGAGACGAAGCGCGGCGTGAGCGCAGACGTCACGGCAGATGCCATCGGACACGATCTGCGATGGGGGGTGACCCGGTTCCGGCGCACGCCGCGTGTCGAAGCGGCACGTCCCGAGACCTACGCCGACGCCGACGCGCCGACCGGCGCCGACACCTGGGCCGTCCCCGCCGAGACGGCGCCGGACACCGCCGCGCAGGCCGCAGCAGACGATGGCGAGGCGACGACTCGCGTGCTCGAGGCGGCCGACGTGACGCCGTTCTGA
- a CDS encoding methyltransferase, whose translation MSETVTRRLWVAYGPSGVVGKIQKDAEGYGVHMAGKDEPLGVYPTMEIAKNALHSHLKPGSDRPEFREH comes from the coding sequence ATGTCAGAAACGGTCACACGACGCCTCTGGGTCGCCTACGGACCCTCCGGCGTCGTCGGCAAGATCCAGAAGGATGCCGAGGGCTACGGCGTCCACATGGCGGGCAAGGATGAGCCCCTCGGCGTCTATCCCACGATGGAGATCGCGAAGAACGCCCTGCACTCACACCTGAAGCCCGGCAGCGATCGCCCGGAATTCCGCGAGCACTGA
- a CDS encoding DUF4326 domain-containing protein: MTGYDDDALSTATVLAAIANNANPRHRAITTHSPRGARRMQLLDRMPLADAIDITAAVYVGPGSEWECPITFSDVGAQYPSLDNPAIARMIQQDFEPLAITGSLHFPNWRHLGGERGPATFIYRPLTAIVANLRGRDLACTCPPDEACHGDVLLRLANPEHQCPECAQGKHSNCTEITLDSNDLWTPCNCHTITQHTIPTATALAAARQEAANRP, encoded by the coding sequence ATGACCGGATACGACGACGACGCCCTCAGCACCGCCACCGTGCTCGCCGCGATCGCCAACAACGCCAACCCCCGACACCGTGCCATCACCACCCACAGCCCTCGCGGTGCACGCCGCATGCAGCTGCTCGATCGCATGCCCCTCGCCGACGCCATCGACATCACCGCGGCTGTCTACGTCGGCCCCGGATCCGAGTGGGAATGCCCCATCACCTTCAGCGACGTCGGCGCCCAGTACCCCAGCCTCGACAACCCCGCCATCGCCCGCATGATCCAACAGGACTTCGAACCCCTCGCCATCACCGGCTCGCTCCACTTCCCCAACTGGCGGCACCTCGGCGGAGAACGAGGCCCCGCAACCTTCATATACCGCCCCCTCACCGCCATCGTCGCCAACCTCCGCGGCCGCGACCTCGCCTGCACCTGCCCGCCCGACGAGGCCTGCCACGGCGACGTCCTCCTCCGCCTCGCCAACCCCGAACACCAATGCCCCGAATGCGCCCAAGGCAAGCACAGCAACTGCACCGAGATCACCCTCGACAGCAACGACCTCTGGACCCCCTGCAACTGCCACACCATCACCCAACACACCATCCCCACCGCCACCGCGCTCGCCGCGGCCCGACAGGAAGCGGCGAACCGCCCGTGA
- the ettA gene encoding energy-dependent translational throttle protein EttA, with the protein MAEYIYSMVRARKAVGDKLILDDVTMSFLPGAKIGMVGPNGAGKSTILKIMAGLDTPSNGEARLSPGFTVGILMQEPELDDSKTVLENIQDGVAIKPKLDRFDEISALMADPDADFDALLAEMGTLQEEIDAADGWDLDSQLEQAMDALRTPPADASVVPLSGGERRRVALAKLLLQKPDLLLLDEPTNHLDAESVLWLEQHLKAYKGAVIAITHDRYFLDNVAEWIAEVDRGHLYPYEGNYSTYLEKKGQRLDVQGKKDAKLAKRLKEELEWVRSNAKGRQVKSKARLARYEEMAAEAERTRKLDFDEIQIPAGPRLGSIVIDAKKLEKSFGDRSLISNLSFNLPPNGIVGVIGPNGVGKTTLFKTIVGLEPLDGGTLKIGETVKISYVDQSRASIDPEKTLWEVVSDGLDIITVGKTEIPSRAYVSKFGFKGPDQQKKAGVLSGGERNRLNLALTLKEGGNLLLLDEPTNDLDVETLSSLENALLEFPGCAVVITHDRWFLDRIATHILAYEGTEEHPDQWHWFEGNFEAYEANKVERLGADAANPSRSTYRKLTRD; encoded by the coding sequence ATGGCGGAATACATCTACTCCATGGTCCGCGCGCGCAAGGCCGTGGGCGACAAGCTGATCCTCGACGACGTCACGATGTCGTTCCTCCCCGGTGCCAAGATCGGCATGGTCGGGCCGAACGGTGCGGGTAAGTCCACGATCCTGAAGATCATGGCGGGGCTCGACACCCCGTCCAACGGTGAAGCCCGGCTCAGCCCCGGCTTCACCGTCGGCATCCTCATGCAGGAGCCGGAACTCGACGACAGCAAGACCGTTCTGGAGAACATCCAGGATGGCGTGGCGATCAAGCCGAAGCTCGATCGCTTCGACGAGATCTCGGCCCTGATGGCCGACCCCGACGCGGACTTCGACGCGCTCCTGGCCGAGATGGGCACGCTGCAGGAAGAGATCGACGCCGCCGACGGCTGGGACCTCGACTCTCAGCTCGAGCAGGCGATGGATGCGCTGCGCACCCCGCCCGCGGACGCCAGCGTCGTCCCGCTGTCCGGTGGTGAGCGCCGCCGAGTCGCGCTCGCGAAGCTTCTGCTCCAGAAGCCCGACCTGCTCCTCCTCGACGAGCCCACCAACCACCTCGACGCCGAGAGCGTGCTCTGGCTCGAGCAGCATCTCAAGGCCTACAAGGGTGCGGTCATCGCGATCACCCACGATCGATACTTCCTCGACAACGTCGCGGAGTGGATCGCCGAGGTCGACCGTGGGCACCTGTACCCCTACGAGGGCAACTACTCGACCTACCTCGAGAAGAAGGGCCAGCGCCTCGACGTCCAGGGCAAGAAGGACGCCAAGCTCGCCAAGCGCCTCAAAGAAGAACTCGAGTGGGTGCGATCCAACGCCAAGGGTCGTCAGGTGAAGTCGAAGGCGCGCCTCGCCCGCTACGAGGAGATGGCCGCCGAGGCCGAGCGCACGCGCAAGTTGGACTTCGACGAGATCCAGATCCCCGCGGGTCCGCGTCTGGGCAGCATCGTCATCGACGCGAAGAAGCTGGAGAAGAGCTTCGGCGACCGCTCACTGATCAGCAACCTGAGCTTCAACCTGCCCCCGAACGGCATCGTCGGCGTCATCGGCCCCAACGGCGTCGGAAAGACCACCCTCTTCAAGACGATCGTGGGTCTCGAACCGCTCGACGGCGGCACGCTCAAGATCGGCGAAACGGTCAAGATCAGTTACGTCGACCAATCGCGCGCGAGTATCGACCCCGAGAAGACCCTCTGGGAGGTCGTGTCCGACGGTCTCGACATCATCACCGTCGGCAAGACGGAGATCCCCTCGCGGGCCTATGTCTCGAAGTTCGGCTTCAAGGGCCCCGACCAGCAGAAGAAGGCCGGTGTCCTCTCCGGCGGTGAGCGCAACCGTCTGAACCTCGCGCTCACGCTCAAGGAGGGCGGCAACCTGCTCCTCCTCGACGAGCCGACGAACGACCTCGATGTCGAAACGCTGAGCTCGCTCGAGAACGCTCTGCTGGAATTCCCCGGTTGCGCCGTGGTCATCACGCACGACCGGTGGTTCCTCGACCGCATCGCAACGCACATCCTCGCCTACGAAGGAACCGAAGAACACCCCGACCAGTGGCACTGGTTCGAGGGCAACTTCGAGGCCTACGAGGCGAACAAGGTGGAGCGTCTCGGTGCCGACGCGGCCAACCCGTCGCGTTCGACCTATCGCAAGCTCACGCGTGACTGA
- a CDS encoding helix-turn-helix transcriptional regulator encodes MTQEALARAVSVIDFTIGENVDTMRRRSGLTTAALGERFGVSASAMSLKLRGQRSWSAQDLHDASRLFSVRIAVLIGEDPLPDPSAPAVVSDFAVARAKRSLVRRELESRPLD; translated from the coding sequence ATGACACAGGAAGCTCTCGCCCGCGCAGTCTCCGTGATCGACTTCACGATCGGGGAGAACGTCGATACCATGCGTCGACGCTCCGGCCTCACCACCGCGGCACTCGGCGAGCGCTTCGGCGTGAGCGCGTCGGCGATGAGCCTCAAGCTGCGCGGCCAGCGCTCCTGGTCTGCGCAGGATCTGCACGATGCGTCGAGGCTCTTCTCGGTCCGCATCGCGGTCCTCATCGGTGAGGATCCGCTGCCAGACCCGTCGGCGCCGGCTGTCGTCTCTGACTTTGCCGTGGCCCGCGCGAAGCGCTCTCTCGTGCGCCGTGAGCTCGAGTCGCGGCCCTTGGATTAG
- a CDS encoding DUF3263 domain-containing protein — MTPGILRKPVPERGPNPTDEQLLAFEAANRPGAHDSRKDVAIRADLGITPTRYYVLLGRLIWLEDALLIDPQLTNRLRRISLVEQLDRRP, encoded by the coding sequence ATGACCCCCGGCATCCTCCGCAAGCCCGTCCCCGAGCGAGGCCCGAATCCCACCGACGAGCAGCTGCTTGCGTTCGAGGCCGCGAACCGACCCGGCGCCCACGACAGCCGCAAGGACGTCGCCATCCGTGCCGACCTCGGCATCACCCCCACCCGGTACTACGTGCTGCTCGGCCGGCTCATCTGGCTCGAGGACGCGCTCCTCATCGACCCGCAGCTCACCAACCGACTCCGCCGGATCTCCCTCGTCGAGCAACTCGATCGCCGCCCCTGA
- a CDS encoding thioesterase family protein — translation MASPDSGPAPTGPERVHVPIHLRWGDLDALGHVNNTSMLKLLEEARLRAFWFSDGEGEPLPTAVFDMDVLDSGGDRATLIARQEIEYLRPVPYSQRPLDVRMWIGAMGGSSADICFEVFSPVGDSEPTLYARATAVVVLVDTASGRPIRWSERERSAWAPYVGDPIEYRRRPSRG, via the coding sequence GTGGCATCCCCTGACTCGGGTCCGGCACCCACCGGACCCGAGCGGGTGCACGTGCCGATCCACCTGCGGTGGGGAGACCTCGACGCGCTCGGGCACGTCAACAACACCTCCATGCTCAAGCTGCTCGAGGAAGCACGTCTCCGCGCCTTCTGGTTCAGCGACGGCGAGGGCGAGCCGCTCCCGACGGCGGTGTTCGACATGGACGTCCTCGACAGCGGGGGCGACCGGGCCACCCTCATCGCCCGGCAGGAGATCGAGTACCTCCGGCCTGTGCCGTACAGCCAGCGTCCGCTCGACGTCCGCATGTGGATCGGTGCGATGGGCGGCTCGAGCGCCGACATCTGCTTCGAGGTGTTCAGCCCCGTCGGAGACTCCGAACCGACTCTCTACGCTCGGGCGACGGCCGTCGTCGTGCTCGTCGACACGGCCAGCGGTCGACCGATCCGGTGGAGCGAACGCGAGCGCTCCGCGTGGGCGCCGTATGTGGGGGATCCGATCGAGTATCGTCGTCGGCCGAGCCGCGGCTGA
- a CDS encoding helix-turn-helix domain-containing protein, which produces MEKIVLLALADCENGDTLRCDPSQKFIAEKASVSERSVREMLQRLEDKGLIARTKRGMAGDGGGRQSDDYRLACRGLAADAAGTLTGSKSGGYRHAAAATENRKEPEDISGPVPEVSHDGPVDNFGTGHSNAPLPSATHGHPLKHADVFAAVGKQLPDTFDDTKLDILAGEIIARSSSRVLDPTAYVIRTLRNPDGKLEWLTRALDIDLEQHFRSAGSF; this is translated from the coding sequence ATGGAGAAGATCGTGCTGCTCGCGCTCGCGGACTGCGAGAACGGCGACACGCTCCGCTGTGACCCAAGCCAGAAGTTCATCGCGGAGAAGGCGTCGGTATCGGAGCGCTCGGTGCGCGAGATGCTCCAGCGCCTCGAGGACAAGGGCCTCATCGCCCGTACGAAGCGCGGCATGGCCGGCGACGGTGGAGGCCGGCAGAGCGACGACTACCGACTGGCCTGCCGTGGGTTAGCGGCAGATGCTGCCGGTACCCTTACCGGCAGCAAATCGGGGGGTTACCGGCACGCTGCTGCCGCTACAGAGAACCGGAAAGAACCGGAAGATATCTCTGGTCCGGTCCCCGAGGTAAGTCACGACGGCCCTGTGGATAACTTCGGGACCGGACACAGCAACGCACCCCTCCCCTCCGCAACGCACGGCCACCCCCTCAAACACGCCGACGTGTTCGCTGCCGTCGGCAAGCAGCTGCCCGACACGTTCGACGACACCAAGCTCGACATCCTCGCCGGCGAGATCATCGCCCGCTCCTCGTCCCGAGTCCTCGACCCGACCGCATACGTCATCCGCACGCTCCGCAACCCCGACGGCAAGCTCGAGTGGCTCACCCGGGCGCTGGACATCGACCTCGAGCAGCACTTCCGCTCAGCCGGGAGCTTCTGA
- a CDS encoding PLP-dependent aminotransferase family protein, producing the protein MDSRISARALAAALGGWRGNGPAYEALAEAVRLLCLDNRIAPRTALPAERELASALSLSRTTVAAAYRSLRDTGHIESLRGSGSVTRPLPRNDPGGLPAGDDAIDLQQASPAAWPGLPAVIGEVAQDASSLVARSGYDVIGALELREAIAARYRGRGVPTTADQILVTTGAQSAIHLVASVLLNRADRVLIETPTYPHAAEAFRYVGGRLVGVPVSTRDGWDLDRAAQTFARTLPSLAYLMPDFQNPTGRSMTPDDVAAFVAGAESTGTFLVLDETTAELNIDRAAPETRFPESDLVIRIGSLGKKVWGGLRVGWVRAEIDIIRRLASGRPVHDLGTPELEQAVASRLLPRLDEIAAQRGDLLRAGRDTLISALRRTFDEWDVPRPEGGVSLWVGIGEPLSTPLVMNTRSRGLFLSAGSRFAADGGHDRRLRVPFTASPATLERAVGILADAWADVRGDARSAGLHELSAVV; encoded by the coding sequence ATGGACTCCCGGATCTCCGCCCGCGCCCTCGCGGCAGCCCTCGGCGGCTGGCGCGGGAACGGTCCCGCTTACGAGGCCCTGGCCGAGGCCGTTCGCCTGCTCTGCCTCGATAACCGCATCGCCCCGCGCACGGCCCTCCCGGCGGAACGCGAATTGGCCTCCGCTCTCTCGCTCAGTCGCACGACGGTGGCGGCGGCGTACCGCAGTCTTCGGGACACCGGCCACATCGAGAGCCTGCGGGGCAGCGGAAGCGTCACGCGGCCCTTACCGCGGAATGATCCGGGCGGCTTGCCGGCCGGCGATGATGCGATCGATCTGCAGCAGGCGAGTCCCGCAGCGTGGCCGGGCCTGCCCGCGGTGATCGGGGAGGTGGCGCAGGATGCCAGCTCCCTCGTCGCCCGCTCCGGATACGACGTGATCGGTGCGCTCGAGCTCAGAGAGGCGATCGCGGCGAGGTACCGCGGGCGGGGAGTTCCGACGACCGCGGATCAGATCCTCGTGACGACCGGCGCGCAGAGCGCGATCCATCTCGTCGCTTCGGTCCTGTTGAACCGCGCGGACCGTGTGCTGATCGAGACGCCGACCTACCCGCATGCTGCCGAGGCTTTTCGATATGTCGGTGGACGTTTGGTGGGAGTGCCGGTGTCCACACGCGACGGGTGGGATCTCGATCGTGCTGCTCAGACGTTCGCCCGCACACTCCCGTCGCTGGCCTATCTCATGCCTGACTTCCAGAATCCGACCGGACGATCGATGACACCTGACGACGTCGCGGCCTTCGTGGCCGGAGCGGAGTCGACCGGCACCTTCCTCGTCCTCGACGAGACGACGGCCGAATTGAACATCGACCGTGCCGCCCCCGAGACTCGTTTTCCGGAGTCGGACCTCGTCATCCGCATCGGTTCGCTCGGCAAGAAGGTGTGGGGCGGTCTTCGCGTGGGATGGGTCCGCGCCGAGATCGACATCATCCGTCGCCTCGCCAGTGGGCGGCCCGTTCACGATCTGGGGACACCGGAACTGGAGCAGGCGGTGGCCTCACGTCTCCTCCCGCGTCTGGACGAGATCGCCGCTCAACGCGGAGATCTGCTGCGCGCGGGCCGGGACACCCTCATATCGGCGTTGCGACGCACATTCGACGAATGGGACGTGCCGCGTCCCGAGGGGGGTGTTTCCCTCTGGGTGGGCATCGGCGAGCCGCTCAGCACACCCCTGGTCATGAACACCCGTTCACGCGGCCTGTTCTTGTCTGCCGGGTCGCGCTTCGCCGCCGACGGGGGCCACGACCGGCGGCTCCGCGTACCGTTCACGGCGTCACCGGCGACGCTCGAGCGCGCAGTCGGCATCCTGGCGGACGCCTGGGCGGACGTTCGCGGAGATGCTCGCTCCGCCGGGCTTCACGAGCTGTCCGCCGTCGTCTGA
- a CDS encoding helix-turn-helix domain-containing protein codes for MPVTQSHEPGALVTKREAMAALRVSLRTVDRYIKQGRLTAVRLSERNTKITHDSLAGMLTPTSSVAAPNDGPQTGEAPPTASPVTPTAERLTSRLDLVGGDA; via the coding sequence ATGCCCGTTACTCAGAGTCACGAACCGGGCGCCCTGGTCACGAAGCGCGAGGCGATGGCGGCTCTCCGTGTGTCGCTCCGCACCGTCGACCGTTACATCAAGCAGGGGCGTCTGACAGCAGTCCGACTGTCCGAACGCAACACGAAGATCACCCACGATTCTCTCGCGGGGATGCTCACCCCCACCAGCTCCGTCGCTGCCCCCAACGACGGCCCCCAGACCGGGGAGGCGCCCCCCACTGCCTCCCCGGTCACCCCCACCGCCGAGCGGCTCACCAGCCGCCTCGACCTCGTCGGCGGTGACGCGTGA
- a CDS encoding ParB/RepB/Spo0J family partition protein, producing the protein MATKTLPTPPQPTQQLVRVNPATLLVRDQAREDATPDEGLIASVRQHGILQPPIVAAGPREGTYVILFGHRRVGAAVAAGMEQITVIVRDAATVDSEALTLEEQLVENERRKQLTSKDVAAGYSKLTLFGLRPEDIAASLGEKPDRVRAGLKIVGSSKASELVEANPVIDFEQAAVIADFEDHPKLQKKLIETATERPENFRRDAEQARTDRRLREVVDGIRADLTKQGVPVLQEVSYTTGSYWTGTSANVSTGAPLTGLADKDGNDLTPENHQLCDGHAAIIQRVSTYYLDSTDNPIEPFYVCTNWEGFGHQKRSALARTPEQLEQEAEWQRQQEKRNARQALVDANTASRRAWIHGYLTTGRFRPVASHFELMAHAIALSIDEHDRPDARITLQLLTGEARTGTSWDAREADKAELATRIRNGSFPALRTIVADAIALFEARHQLENPHAVKYFTALESWGYTLTDTDREHLAAAQAAAEEEAAAAAAAEDDQAEDDE; encoded by the coding sequence ATGGCTACCAAGACCCTCCCAACCCCGCCACAGCCCACGCAGCAGCTCGTGCGGGTGAACCCCGCGACGCTCCTGGTGCGCGACCAGGCCCGCGAGGACGCCACCCCCGACGAGGGACTCATCGCCTCCGTCCGCCAGCACGGCATCCTCCAGCCCCCGATCGTCGCCGCCGGCCCCCGCGAAGGCACCTACGTGATCCTCTTCGGTCATCGCCGCGTCGGCGCCGCCGTCGCCGCCGGCATGGAACAGATCACCGTCATCGTCCGCGACGCCGCCACCGTCGACAGCGAGGCGCTCACCCTCGAGGAGCAGCTCGTCGAGAATGAGCGCCGCAAGCAGCTCACCTCCAAGGACGTCGCCGCCGGGTACTCCAAGCTCACCCTCTTCGGTCTCCGCCCCGAAGACATCGCCGCAAGCCTCGGCGAGAAGCCCGACCGCGTGCGCGCCGGCCTCAAGATCGTCGGCTCGAGCAAGGCGTCCGAGCTCGTCGAGGCCAACCCCGTCATCGACTTCGAACAGGCCGCGGTGATCGCCGACTTCGAGGACCACCCGAAGCTGCAGAAGAAGCTCATCGAGACCGCCACCGAGCGCCCCGAGAACTTCCGCCGCGACGCCGAGCAAGCACGCACCGACCGCCGCCTCCGCGAGGTGGTCGACGGCATCCGCGCAGACCTCACCAAGCAGGGCGTCCCGGTGCTGCAGGAAGTCAGCTACACCACCGGTAGCTACTGGACCGGCACCAGTGCCAACGTCTCCACCGGCGCCCCGCTCACCGGCCTCGCGGACAAGGACGGCAACGACCTCACCCCCGAGAACCACCAGCTGTGCGACGGGCACGCCGCCATCATCCAACGCGTCAGCACCTACTACCTCGACAGCACCGACAACCCGATCGAGCCGTTCTACGTCTGCACCAACTGGGAAGGCTTCGGGCACCAGAAGAGATCCGCCCTCGCCCGCACGCCCGAGCAGCTCGAACAGGAAGCCGAGTGGCAGCGCCAGCAGGAGAAACGCAACGCCCGCCAAGCCCTCGTCGACGCGAACACCGCATCCCGTCGTGCCTGGATCCACGGGTACCTCACCACCGGACGATTCCGGCCCGTCGCTTCCCACTTCGAGCTGATGGCCCACGCGATCGCCCTCTCCATCGATGAGCACGATCGTCCTGACGCGCGGATCACGCTGCAGCTGCTCACCGGCGAAGCCCGCACCGGAACCAGCTGGGATGCGCGCGAAGCCGACAAGGCCGAACTCGCCACCCGGATCCGCAACGGCAGCTTCCCCGCCCTGCGCACGATCGTCGCCGACGCGATCGCACTCTTCGAAGCCCGCCACCAGCTCGAGAACCCGCACGCCGTCAAGTACTTCACCGCCCTCGAATCCTGGGGCTACACCCTCACCGACACCGACCGCGAACACCTCGCCGCGGCGCAAGCCGCCGCGGAGGAGGAAGCCGCAGCTGCCGCGGCCGCGGAAGACGACCAGGCGGAGGACGACGAATGA